In a single window of the Papaver somniferum cultivar HN1 chromosome 8, ASM357369v1, whole genome shotgun sequence genome:
- the LOC113304265 gene encoding signal peptide peptidase-like 2: protein MDSRRVLLVLGLIQLCLVQLVFGGDIVHEDDKAPKKPGCSNNFVLVKVQTWIDNVESQEFVGVGARFGTTMESKEKHANHSKLALADPPDLCSPPKNKLAGEVILVHRGNCKFTTKANHAEAAGASGILIINFKKELYKMVCDPDETDLNITIPAVMLPQDAGLFLESSMNNTSNVAVQLYSPERPLVDIAEVFLWLMAVGTILCSSFWSAWSAREAAIEQDKILKDASFDYVNVEQGSSGVVDINTMSAVLFVVVASCFLIMLYKLMSYWFIELLVVLFCIGGVEGLQTCLVALLLRWFKSAGETFIKVPIFGAISYLTLAVAPFCITFAVVWAVYRRVNFAWIGQDILGIALIITVLQIVRVPNLKVGTVLLSCAFLYDIFWVFVSKSWFNESVMIVVARGDRSGEDGIPMLLKIPRMFDPWGGFSIIGFGDILLPGLLIAFSLRYDWLSKKSLRAGYFVWAMSAYGLGLLITYVALNLMDGHGQPALLYIVPFTLGTFITLGKIRGDLSNLWSRGEPVRPCPHFQLQPTNQPEEEMEEHQH, encoded by the exons ATGGATTCAAGGAGGGTGCTGTTAGTTTTAGGGTTGATTCAACTGTGTCTGGTTCAGTTGGTGTTTGGTGGTGATATTGTTCATGAAGATGATAAAGCTCCTAAGAAACCTGGTTGTTCTAATAACTTTGTTCTG GTAAAAGTCCAGACATGGATTGATAATGTAGAGAGTCAGGAGTTTGTTGGCGTTGGTGCTCGTTTTGGTACAACCATGGAGTCAAAAGAGAAACATGCAAACCATAGTAAACTTGCACTTGCAGATCCTCCTGATTTGTGTAGTCCGCCCAAGAATAAG CTTGCTGGAGAAGTGATTTTGGTCCATAGGGGTAACTGCAAATTCACAACCAAAGCAAACCATGCTGAAGCTGCTGGTGCTTCAGGCATCCTCATCATAAATTTCAAAAAAG AACTGTACAAGATGGTGTGTGATCCCGATGAAACAGATCTTAATATCACTATACCCGCTGTTATGCTCCCACAAGATGCTGGCTTGTTTCTGGAGTCGAGCATGAACAATACTTCTAACG TTGCTGTGCAGCTATACTCTCCAGAGCGTCCGCTGGTCGATATAGCAGAAGTGTTCTTATGGCTCATGGCAGTCGGTACGATCTTATGCTCGTCTTTTTGGTCTGCCTGGAGTGCAAGAGAAGCAGCTATTGAACAAGATAAGATTTTAAAG GATGCTTCATTTGATTATGTGAATGTTGAACAAGGTTCTAGTGGCGTAGTAGACATTAATACGATGTCTGCAGTTTTATTTGTTGTGGTCGCTTCGTGCTTCCTGATTATGCTTTACAAACTTATGTCCTACTGGTTCATCGAGCTTTTGGTGGTCTTATTCTGCATTGGAGGGGTAGAG ggCCTGCAAACTTGCTTAGTTGCTTTGCTTCTGAG GTGGTTTAAATCTGCTGGAGAAACATTTATTAAAGTTCCAATCTTTGGGGCTATTTCTTACCTTACATTAGCCGTTGCTCCTTTCTGCATAACCTTTGCTGTGGTATGGGCAGTTTATCGACGTGTCAACTTTGCCTGGATTGGCCAAGACATCCTT GGTATTGCATTAATAATCACAGTTCTTCAAATTGTCCGTGTACCCAATCTCAAG GTGGGAACCGTGCTGCTCAGTTGTGCTTTCTTGTATGACATATTTTGGGTATTTGTTTCCAAGAGTTGGTTCAATGAAAGTGTGATGATTGTG GTTGCTCGCGGTGACAGAAGTGGAGAGGATGGCATTCCAATGCTACTGAAAATCCCACGTATGTTCGATCCTTGGGGTGGATTTAGCATTATCGGGTTCGGTGATATCCTGTTACCAGGATTACTTATCGCCTTTTCATTGAG GTATGattggctttccaaaaaatcTCTTCGAGCTGGATATTTTGTTTGGGCAATGTCAGCATACGGTCTAG GTCTCCTCATCACGTATGTAGCTCTAAATTTGATGGATGGACATGGCCAACCGGCTCTTCTTTACATTGTTCCATTCACCCTCG GCACATTTATAACACTGGGAAAGATTAGAGGTGATCTTTCTAACCTGTGGTCTAGGGGAGAACCTGTTAGACCCTGCCCTCATTTCCAACTTCAACCCACCAATCAACCagaagaagaaatggaagaacaccaacacTGA